In Bacillus pumilus, the sequence GCTTCGCTAATTCCTCTTGAGTCACACTTAAGTGATCTAGCAAGGAAGCATAGGCTTCCGCTTCCTCTAATGGAGATAAATCCTCGCGCTGTAAGTTTTCTAAAAGGGCAATCTCTCTCATCAGCGTTTCTGAAAATTCTCTGACGATCGCAGGAATCGTTGTCAGACCAGCTTGTTGTGCTGCTCGGAATCGGCGCTCACCTGCTACAATGTCATATCCTTTAATTGATTTTCGGACAATGATCGGCTGTAAAACACCGTGCTGCTGAATCGACTCTTTGAGATCGGATAATGCATCCTCGTCGAACGTTTTTCTTGGCTGATACGGGTTCGGACGCAGATCCTTCATTTTGATCTCTTCGACAGTTTCTTCATTTGAATCTACGTTGTTAAATAGTGCATTAATACCCTTTCCAAGACCTTTAGCCATTCGCATCCACTTCCTTTGCTAAGTCTAAATAGACATCTGCACCTCTTGAACGTGGATCATACAAGATAATAGGCTTTCCATGACTAGGCGCTTCGCTGAGTCTCACATTTCTCGGAATCACGGTCTGATAGACTTTATCTCTAAAGTATTTCTTCACTTCTTCGATGACCTGAATTCCAAGATTTGTTCGCGCATCAAGCATTGTCAGTAAGACACCTTCAATGGCAAGATCGGTATTTAAATGTTTCTGCACGAGACGAACTGTGTTTAACAATTGACTCAATCCTTCAAGCGCATAGTATTCGCACTGAACCGGTATTAAAACGGAATCGGATGCAGTTAACGCATTAATCGTCAGTAATCCAAGTGATGGCGGACAGTCAATAATCATGTAATCGTAATTTTGCTTCACAGATTCAAGTGCTCTCTTCAGCCTCACTTCACGTGAGATCGTAGGCACAAGCTCAATTTCTGCCCCTGCAAGCTGTATCGTCGCAGGAATGACATCAAGATTTTCGACCTCTGTCGTCTTAATCACATCAAGTACATCTGCATCGTCAACTAAAATATCGTACACACACTTCTCTACGTCGGCCTTCTCAATCCCAATGCCACTCGTGGCATTGCCCTGCGGATCAATATCAACTAACAACACTCTTTTTCCTATGTATGCTAAACACGCACCCAAATTCACAGAAGTTGTCGTCTTCCCGACGCCGCCCTTCTGGTTGGTAATCGCTATGATTTTTCCCACGATGTCACCCACTTTCAACTTAACAAGTTTCTCATTCATTCATACTTTCTATTCTATCAAAAAAAGTATGAAACGTTTGCTTTTTTTGTTTCTCCATTATAAATTCGTTGACGAATGTCTATTTTCGTACATGATTAGATGAATGAAAACACACACGAAAATTATATTAATATATCTTTTTGATGAAAAATCGATATACTTAGAAATAAAAAACCCTCACTTTAATCAAAAGTGAGGGCACATATCAAAAGTTTAATCCGCCAATTTTACGGCCTTCGCTCACAATGACCTTAGGGGTCACTGTTTTATAGCTTTTCTTTTTCAAAAATCCATAGGGTGCCTTAATGGTAAATGTCGCATGTCCGACAGCGTCACCCGTTTTGGCGTAGGCCTGCCACACAATCTTTGAACAGTATGTGGGGTCCAATGATTGAATCGACATTGTGATGGAGTATCGAGCCTTCGGATGGTCTTTCACGTAATCGTGTGCCCATTCCCCTGCGAGATCCGCCTTTTCTTCGTGATTGATCCGAATCACCTTTGTGTTGGCACTATAGCGAAACCAGCTATGAATGGAATCAATATGAGGGTGCTGTCGAAACCCTGGAATGGAGGCATAGCTTTTCTCGTTAATGACGATACCTGCATGACCGATTAAGCCATTCAAAGCACCAGTGCTTGTCACCAATATATCCCCTTTTTTAGGCATAATATCGGTTCCAGGATACGGCTTTCCTAAAAGGTGGCGAATGGTATGCGGCTTTTCATCAGTCACCATCTCATCCTGCTTGTTTTGCCGTAAGTCATAGTTCTTCAAATCATCATTTGCTGTGATCAAGTCGATCGTCTCGTCCTGAGACTCATGCTCTTGATTTAATTGTTGAACAGTTACCTCTCTAGAAACCACGCCTTGTTTCTTCAGGACGTTCAGTTCTTTCTTCGTAACCGTTTCTTCTCCAGCATGAACCTCTTGACTCGGTGGCGTATTTACAGCAAATATAGTCGTTTCATTTGAAAAAAGAGAAACAGAAAATAGTAAATAACAGATAATAGCAAAAGTAGTTTTTTTCATATTCATTGAATAGATGTCACCTCCTTTCTACTATGAAAATCATATTTTACCAATTAATCAATAATAAGTAAATATTATGTACTTTCATGAAAGGCATACAAATAAAGCTGACGAGTGGATAGGACTGTCCCCATAAAGTGAGACAAATAAAAAACACCTTTAAGTTGAAAATCAGGTATAGAATACCTGAAAACAATTTGGAGGTGTTTTTCTATGGGATCAAGAGTTAGTTATCCAATTGAAGTGAAGGTGAAAGCAATTGAAATGCGATTGGCGGGAGTACCAGTTTAAAAAGTGTTGGAGGAATTAAATATTCAGAATGTGACTCAACCTAAAACATGGATGCAACGGTATAAATCAGGAGACATTCATCGTTTAAGACAGCCAGTAGGCAAACAGGATTCGTACGGGAAAGGGCCTGAATATCAAGATGAGAAATAGAAATTGAAAACGGAAATTCGCTACTTAAAACAACAAATTGACATATTAAAAAAGTACACAGAATGGGAAAGGAAGTGAAAAAAGAAGCGTTCTTGTCGATTTATGATACGGTAAAAGACAAAGTGAGTGCATTCTGTCAGATGTTTAAGCTCGCAAGATCAACATTTTATCGTTGGAAAAAACAAGGTCATCAGCCAAAGCGGCAGGGGTTAATCGACCTCATTTCATCGCTTTGTGAGGCACATCAATATACGTATGGTTATCGAAAAATTACGGCTCTACTGCGAAAAGAAATGAAAATGAACTATAAGACGGTACAACGTATTATGCAAACCACGGTTTGCAGTGTCGTGTGAAAGTGAAAAAGCGTAAGCAAACCGGTCAACCCTATTATATTGCAGAAAATACTTAAAACGAGATTTTTCTGCGACAAAGCCACTTGAAAAATTGGTGACTGATCTAACATATCTGCCCTTTGGCCAAAAAACACTTTATCTATCTAGCATAAAAGATTTATATACAAGTGAGGTTGTGGCTTATACGATTGTGTTTCGCTTGTTCTAGATACGTTGAATCAGCTACAGGCACTGCCTGAAGGCTGCATCCTTCATAGTGATCAAGGATCGGTCTACACTTCATATGCCTATCAAAAGGAGATTAAAGGAAAAGGCATTATCATGAGCATGTCCAGCAAAGGGACGCCCGCTGATAATGCCTCCATCGAATCGTTTCATTCCTCACTAAAGTCTGAAACGTTCTATCTTAACAGCATTGATCGAACGACGACAACCATCGTAGAACGCACTGTCAAAGAATACATTCATTATTATAACAACATTCGTATTCAAACGAAACGAAACTAAAAAACAACCAATCACTGATAAACTATCGGCAATTGGCTGTATAAAGGTGTTTTGATCCCTGTCTCAAAAACGGGGGTCAGTCCCGATCTCATCAGCTTTTTTCTATTTAGGAATTCGAATCGTTAATTGGATGTATTCCTCAAATTCTTCTTCCTCGGTATTTATTTTAAGTCCGCTGTCTTCTACCATGTGGAGAGACTGGCGAATGGTATTCATCGCAATTCGTGTATCTCGACTAAATGCCTTACGTTTTGGCTTCGGTTTGCGATCTGTTTTTTGTTCAAGCATCTTCACTACACGCTCTTCAGTCTGTTTCACATTCAGCTGCTTTTCGATAATTTCCTGCAATAGCGCGATTTGTAATTCTGGAAGCTTTAGGGGTACAAGTGAACGTGCATGCCTCTCAGAGATTTTTTTCTCCAAAATGGCCTGTTGTACCTCTTCAGGCAACTTTAAAAGTCTTAATTTGTTGGCAACAGTTGATTGTCCCTTGCCTAAACGCTGAGCAAGCGCCTCTTGCGTTAAATCATGGAGCTCTAAAAGGCGTGCATAAGCATGAGCCTCTTCAATAGCAGACAGCTCTTCCCTTTGCAAATTTTCAATCAATGCCACAGATGCCGTTTCCGTATCAGTAAAATCTTTTATAATAGCGGGGATCTTCTCCCATTGAAGAGTTTGTACCGCTCTCCAACGTCTTTCGCCGGCGATCAGTTCATATTTTCCTTCTTCTTCTGTTGGTCTGACAACAATAGGTTGGATAATGCCATGGGTATGAATAGTCGTGGCCAGCTCTTGTATCTTTTCTTCTGAAAAAATGGTGCGTGGCTGAAAACGGTTAGGCATAATTGTGTCGACCGGGAGCTCCTGTATCTCTTCCTTTAATGTATCATGCTCAGCAATCTCTACCTCTATTTCGGTTTCACGCTCAGGATGTTCTTTGTCACCAAGCCCGAAGAAGCGTGAGAGTGAATGCTTCATGAACCTACACCACCTTTAAAAACTACCTTTTTATAATTCTATTTTCTCATGTTTTTTCCTTCTGTAAAATCATAAATATTGAAGAAAAACCGACCTTTTACATGATCAACCTTCTATTGGTGATTTATTAGGTGTTCCTGGTTTTCTAGGATATTTTTTTGGTGTTTGTTTTTTCTTTTCAATGACAATGATGTTCCGTTCGCTTTCTTCTAAAGGAAGAACAAAGGAATGCTTTTCAACAACCTCTCCTCCGAGGACTGTGACGGCTTTTTTCCCTGCTTGCATCTCTTCATCAGCGGCAGATGCTTTTAATGCAACAAACAATCCTTCCTTTTTCACAAGAGGCAGGCATAATTCGCTCAAAACAGATAGACGCGCAACTGCTCTAGCAGTGACAAGATCATAGCTTTCACGCTTTTCCTTACGTTGGCCAAACGTCTCCGCACGATCATGATAAAAAGTAGTTTCTTGTAAATTTAACCCTTTTGCTAACTCATCGAGAAACGTAATTCGTTTCTGGAGAGAATCAACAATGGTCACATGTAGATGAGGGAAACAAATTTTAAGAGGAATGCTTGGAAAACCAGCACCAGCTCCAATATCACAAATCGTTGTCACATTGTGAAAATCAATAAAAAATGCTGCTGATATCGAATCATAAAAATGCTTTAAATAGACTTCTTCCTTTTCTGTAATGGACGTTAAATTCATCTTCTCGTTCCATTCTACAAGCATGCGGAAGTAAGTTTCAAATTGTTCAAGCTGCACAGGAGAAAGAGTGACCCCTTTCTCCTCTAGTGCTGCTTTAAATTGATCAATGTTCATGCCGACATCCTTTCTACTCTGCTATCTTCGCTATACGTCCCTGCTCCAAATACACTAAAAGGATAGAAATATCAGCAGGGTTAACGCCAGAAATACGAGAAGCCTGTGCAACAGAAAGCGGTCGGACTTCTTTCAGCTTTTGCTTCGCTTCAGTTGCAATCCCTTTGATGGCATCATAATCGATTCGATCCGGAATCTTTTTGTTCTCCATCTTTTTCAGCTTTTCAACTTGTTGGAGCGACTTTTCAATATAACCTTCGTATTTAATTTGAATCTCTACCTGCTCACACACATCAGAAGGAAGCGGTGTTTTAGCTGGAGCTAATTGCACAACAGATTCATAGTTCATTTCTGGACGCTTCATCAAATCACTTGCACGAATGCCGTCCTTCAGTTCACTTCCACCAAGTGAACGAATAAATTCTTGTGTCTCTGCTGTAGGTTTAATGATGACAGAGTATAATCGTTTTTTCTCCGCTTCAATGGCTTCTTTTTTCAGCTGGAACGCTTGGAATCTCTCTTCAGAAATTAATCCCAGGTTATATCCCAGTTCAGTTAATCTTAAATCAGCATTGTCATGACGTAAAAGTAGACGATACTCTGCACGGGATGTCAAGAGACGATAAGGTTCATTTGTCCCCTTTGTGACAAGGTCATCGATGAGAACACCGATATATGCATCAGATCGG encodes:
- a CDS encoding ParB/RepB/Spo0J family partition protein; the protein is MAKGLGKGINALFNNVDSNEETVEEIKMKDLRPNPYQPRKTFDEDALSDLKESIQQHGVLQPIIVRKSIKGYDIVAGERRFRAAQQAGLTTIPAIVREFSETLMREIALLENLQREDLSPLEEAEAYASLLDHLSVTQEELAKRLGKSRPHIANHLRLLTLPDEVQELIADGTLSMGHGRTLLSLKNKKKLAPLVKKIVDEGLNVRQVEKLVQQLNENVPRETKKKEAPKDRVLKERESFLQHYFGTPVTIKKQKKKGKIEIEFLSNEDLDRILELLSARESSE
- the noc gene encoding nucleoid occlusion protein, with the protein product MKHSLSRFFGLGDKEHPERETEIEVEIAEHDTLKEEIQELPVDTIMPNRFQPRTIFSEEKIQELATTIHTHGIIQPIVVRPTEEEGKYELIAGERRWRAVQTLQWEKIPAIIKDFTDTETASVALIENLQREELSAIEEAHAYARLLELHDLTQEALAQRLGKGQSTVANKLRLLKLPEEVQQAILEKKISERHARSLVPLKLPELQIALLQEIIEKQLNVKQTEERVVKMLEQKTDRKPKPKRKAFSRDTRIAMNTIRQSLHMVEDSGLKINTEEEEFEEYIQLTIRIPK
- the rsmG gene encoding 16S rRNA (guanine(527)-N(7))-methyltransferase RsmG: MNIDQFKAALEEKGVTLSPVQLEQFETYFRMLVEWNEKMNLTSITEKEEVYLKHFYDSISAAFFIDFHNVTTICDIGAGAGFPSIPLKICFPHLHVTIVDSLQKRITFLDELAKGLNLQETTFYHDRAETFGQRKEKRESYDLVTARAVARLSVLSELCLPLVKKEGLFVALKASAADEEMQAGKKAVTVLGGEVVEKHSFVLPLEESERNIIVIEKKKQTPKKYPRKPGTPNKSPIEG
- the soj gene encoding sporulation initiation inhibitor protein Soj — its product is MGKIIAITNQKGGVGKTTTSVNLGACLAYIGKRVLLVDIDPQGNATSGIGIEKADVEKCVYDILVDDADVLDVIKTTEVENLDVIPATIQLAGAEIELVPTISREVRLKRALESVKQNYDYMIIDCPPSLGLLTINALTASDSVLIPVQCEYYALEGLSQLLNTVRLVQKHLNTDLAIEGVLLTMLDARTNLGIQVIEEVKKYFRDKVYQTVIPRNVRLSEAPSHGKPIILYDPRSRGADVYLDLAKEVDANG
- a CDS encoding orthopoxovirus pf05708 family protein: MNMKKTTFAIICYLLFSVSLFSNETTIFAVNTPPSQEVHAGEETVTKKELNVLKKQGVVSREVTVQQLNQEHESQDETIDLITANDDLKNYDLRQNKQDEMVTDEKPHTIRHLLGKPYPGTDIMPKKGDILVTSTGALNGLIGHAGIVINEKSYASIPGFRQHPHIDSIHSWFRYSANTKVIRINHEEKADLAGEWAHDYVKDHPKARYSITMSIQSLDPTYCSKIVWQAYAKTGDAVGHATFTIKAPYGFLKKKSYKTVTPKVIVSEGRKIGGLNF